The DNA window TCGAGACTGTCGACGTCAATGTCGATATCCAGGTCCCCCAGTTCCGGCGGATCCGGGATTTTCGGCAGATCGAGAGTGTCGCGGTCCCCTCCTCGCCAGAACACGACCGTGCCGTCCCCGAGACTGTCAATCTCGAATGGGCCGCCCTCCCCGAGGCGAAGGGTGCGCTCCGTTGAATCGCTCCGGATGACGATTCTCCGCTCCCGTACCTTCGTTGTTGAATCGGTAGGAGATGCTTCTGCCGAGGTAGTCCCTTCTCTTTCTCTCGTCTCCATCACGTCCACGGTCTGCTCCGCCGTTGCGCGATCCGACTCCGTGTCTGCGGTCGACTGCTGTGAGGCACACGCGGCCAGCCCGAGCGGTAGACCCGTGAGGAGCAGAATCGCCGCCCCCATTGAGAGCCGCTGCACGTGCGTCGACGGGGCCTCGGACGGTGCGAGCACGCGTTGAATTCGCCCGAGTAATGATCCGTCGCTCGCCGCCGGGGTCCAGGCCGGAGACGTTCCGCCCACGGCCTGTTCTGCCAAAGTGGTGAGGGCGTTCGCGTACACGGTGCGCTTGGCGCCCGTATCCACTGCGAGAGCGTCACAGCAGGCTTCTCGGGTTCGGCGCACCTGCTTCGAAATCCACCACGTCGCTGGGTGGAAGAAGAGCAGCACTTCTACAACCGCCTGCAGGCGCCCCACCAGCACGTCGTGACGCCGGACGTGAGCCAGCTCGTGCCGGAGCAGTGCCTCTACCTGGTTCGGCGGAAAGCCGGTGAGAATTCCTGCTGGCACCAGCACGGCGGGCCGCCCCCACCCGACGACCATTGGACTGTCGATCCGCACCGATTGGCGAAGAGCCACCGGACCTGACACGCCCATCTCGTCCGCGAGGCGTCGCAGTCGATCCTGCCATTTGCTCGGAGCGGGTGTGCTCGTGCGGCGCAGTCGGCGGACGCGCCACGCCCCGCCGGCCAGCCGGATCGCATATACCACGACGCCGAAGCCCCAAACGACCACGATCCAAGGCAGGGCCGGCTGGAGCCCAGCGGCCGCCGTCTCGTACCAGGAGGCCGACCGGGCCCCCTCAATAGTTGTAGGTACTGGTGCAGACTCAACAGACGGCGCATCCACAGTTGCTGGGAGGACCGATGCGATTGGGGCTCCGCGTTCCTCCACGAGAACGTGCTCGCTCAGCAAGGTACCCGTGGCCACCGGTAGCACGAGAAGAGTGAGAAGCGCTGCACAACTCACGACGTAGCGAACCCGGGGCGGATGATCGTCCAGCAGGCGCAATGTCCCCGCCAGTAGCACAGCTACGAGCGCCCCCTGCCACACGAAGTGGAGGAGCGTCCACCCCAGCAGGTCGATGGAGGAAGCAGACAAAAGCGTCCAGAAGTCAGGCAGGGTCATCGGTCTCGTCGAACTGGTCTAGAAGATCACGGATTTGGTTAAGCTCGTCGCGGGACACGTCCTCGGTGGCGAGCGCCCGCATCACGAGCTGGCGCGCCGATCCCTCAAAGGCCCGGTCCAACAGGTCGCGGACGAGGCGGCGCTGCGTGTCGGCCTCCTCGATCACAGCCGCGTACACGTGGGCCCGGCCGGATTCGTCGCGGGTCACGAGCCCCTTCTCCAGCATGAGCTGCAAGTGCTTCAGCACGGTCGTGTAGCCCTGGTCGGTGTCGAGACGCTCCTGCACGGTGCGCACCGTGGCCGGGCCGTGTGTCCACAGCACACGCAGGATGGCGAGCTCAGCGTCGGTGGGGAGCGGTAGGTCGGGGGGCATGGAGGAGCGGTGAGAAACAAGATCACAATGAACGACTGCGTCTCCGTTACTCTTGTCGATTGTCGCTTTCTCGAACGCACAAGAGCACGGAAGCACGTAGGGGTGAATGTTCGCCCTCAAATACGAACTCGCTCGTACTTTACTACGAAGTCGTTCGTATGTTCTGAGATCATCGATTTTCTCCATAGGGCCCTTGAAATCGGGCCTCGTTTCAAGGCAAGCCATTTTCTTCTCTCCCCTCCCGCCCCATGTGCTTCTGAGTGAGGTTTGTGTGAGAGAAGCATCCATTCCGAACTCCGCCCCCCAACTTGCTTATGAGTATGGATGGTTTGCCGAAGATCGGCCTCCTCCTTCTCTTTGGTGTACCGACTCCGGTACGCCGTTTCGCGCCCCGCAACGAACCGATGACGCTTTCCCGTACATGATCGACGCTCTTTCTCCGGACGTTCTACGCACCCGCTTCGACTCGTCTCAGTTTGATTTCGAGACCACCGACGACCTGCCGGCCGACACCGAGGTTGTGGGCCAGGATCGAGCCGTCGAGGCCCTGGAGTTTGGGATGAACATCGAAAGCGACGGGTACAACGTCTTTGCTCTCGGTCCGTCGGGGACCGGTCGTCGCGAGCTCGTGCAGCATCTGCTAGAGAAGCAGGCCGAGGACGAGGAGACCCCACCCGACTGGTGCTACGTCAACGACTTCGATGAGGAGCGGGAGCCGAACGTCCTGAAGATGCCTCCGGGGCGCGGCCATGACCTGAAGGAAGACATTGACGATCTCATCGAGGAGCTCAAGACCGCCCTTCCCGCGGCGTTTGAAAGCGAAGAGTATCAGTCGCGCCGCGAGATGATTCAGGAGGAGGTGCGGGAGGACCAGGAGGTCGCCCTCGAACGGCTTCAAGAGCGGGCCCGCGAGGACGATATTGCCCTCATCCGCACGCCCCAGGGCTTTGCCTTTGCCCCCATCCGCGACGGCGAAGTGGTGGCCCCGGAGGAAATTGAGTCGATGCCGGACGAGGAGCGGGAGCAGGTCCAGACGCAAATCGACGAGTATCAGGAGGAGCTCCAGGAGATCCTGCGAAAGGTGCCGGAGCACGAGCGCGAGGCCCACGAGCGCATCGAAGAGCTAAACGAGGAAATGGCGGCCCTTGCGGTCGACGAATCCATTAACGTCCTCCGGCAAAAGTATAGCAATCTGGAGGCGGTGCTCGACTTTCTCACGGCCGTCCGGAATGACATTATCGAGAACGTCGACTTTTTCGTACAGGCGTCGCAGGACGGCGGACAGCAACAGGCCCAGCAGTCCCCAATGATGCAGCAGGGACAGCAGGGCGGGCAGCGGGGCGCCCCCCCAGACGGAGCCTTCTGGCGGCGCTACCG is part of the Salinibacter sp. 10B genome and encodes:
- a CDS encoding BlaI/MecI/CopY family transcriptional regulator, translated to MPPDLPLPTDAELAILRVLWTHGPATVRTVQERLDTDQGYTTVLKHLQLMLEKGLVTRDESGRAHVYAAVIEEADTQRRLVRDLLDRAFEGSARQLVMRALATEDVSRDELNQIRDLLDQFDETDDPA
- a CDS encoding M56 family metallopeptidase, with translation MTLPDFWTLLSASSIDLLGWTLLHFVWQGALVAVLLAGTLRLLDDHPPRVRYVVSCAALLTLLVLPVATGTLLSEHVLVEERGAPIASVLPATVDAPSVESAPVPTTIEGARSASWYETAAAGLQPALPWIVVVWGFGVVVYAIRLAGGAWRVRRLRRTSTPAPSKWQDRLRRLADEMGVSGPVALRQSVRIDSPMVVGWGRPAVLVPAGILTGFPPNQVEALLRHELAHVRRHDVLVGRLQAVVEVLLFFHPATWWISKQVRRTREACCDALAVDTGAKRTVYANALTTLAEQAVGGTSPAWTPAASDGSLLGRIQRVLAPSEAPSTHVQRLSMGAAILLLTGLPLGLAACASQQSTADTESDRATAEQTVDVMETREREGTTSAEASPTDSTTKVRERRIVIRSDSTERTLRLGEGGPFEIDSLGDGTVVFWRGGDRDTLDLPKIPDPPELGDLDIDIDVDSLDRAIRAGINVDSIEREIHARIDADSLEREVRTRINADSLERVLRMRLNPDSLARVYTRRADSLVTQHRADAYRLRRHMDSLRRQMEREMPEQLREQARHLREQAERLEERAREREGQPRPDESTPPDPNGR